GAGATGTCCATAGGTTGAATGAATTATTAGTCAAGTTAAGGGATAAAGACAATACAGTGATTGTAGTTGAGCATGACCCAGACGTTATAAAGATAGCAGATCATATTGTAGATGTTGGTCCCAAGGCAGGTATTAACGGTGGAAGGGTTATGTTTGAAGGCTCATACAATGAACTTTTGAGTTCAAATACATTAACGGGTCAATACATCGGAAGAAGCTTGCAGATTAAGAGTAAGCCAAGAATTAGTACTGATTTTTATGAAACAAAAAAGAGTAACCTACACAATTTGAAAAACGTTAGTCTAAGGATACCTAAAGGGATATTCTCGGTTGTATCAGGTGTTGCAGGCTCTGGCAAATCAACACTGGTTAACGGTGTCTTTGCGAATGAATATAAAGATGCGATTATTGTTGATCAGTCAGCAGTAAGCGCTAACCTACGTTCTAATCCAGCCACTTTCACAGGAATTATGGATGTGATTCGTAAATTATTTGCTGATGAAAACAAAGTTAGTGCGGGATTGTTTAGTTATAATTCGGAAGGTGCTTGTGAGACATGTAAAGGACGCGGTTATATCGAAACAGATCTTTCATTTATGAATTCAGTGGAAACTATTTGTGAAGAATGTGGTGGCAAAAGGTTTAAGAGAGAGGTTTTAGACTACAAGTGTAATAAAAAGTCCATAGTTGAGGTTCTTGACATGACAATAGCAGAAGCCGTAGAATTCTTTACGCAAAAAGAAATCATCAATAAGTTGAAGCATATCGCAGATGTTGGTCTTCACTATATGACATTGGGTCAGCCATTGGATACGCTGTCAGGTGGCGAATCTCAACGCTTAAAGCTTGCTAGAGAGTTGAGTAAAAAGGGTAATATTTATATAATGGATGAGCCTACAACGGGTCTCCATATGTCTGATATTACGAGTATTTTGAAAATCATTGACCGCCTAGTGGATAAGGGTAACACGGTTATTGTTGTTGAGCACAACCTTGATGTCATCCGGAACGCCGATTGGGTTGTTGATATGGGTGTTGAGGGAGGCAGTCGTGGTGGACAAATTATTTTTGAAGGGACACCAGCTGATTTGAAGAACTGTAAAGAATCCATAACTGCAAGGTACTTGTAAATGGAAATAATATATGGAGTAGACCTTATGGGATACACTCCTTGGGGATGCATTGATTTAATTAGTGCAGGTACAGGCGAAATGAAAAAACGTTATGGAGTTATTTATGTTGATAAAGATAATGATGGGAATGGAACACTTGCACGTAGCAAAAAAAAATCTTTCAACTGGTATAAACAAGTTATTAAAACAAATGGTGAAGGGTTATAATAAAACAAAAGGGGAGCATTATACTCCTCTTTTTAGAATCTAAGAAATTAGAGAGAATTACTTAGAGGAAATGGGAGGGGTATTAATGGAATATATGTATGAACATATAGATCATAAATTAAATATACCAATTAAAATATTTACGCATTTCTTAGAACAATTTCCTTATCATTGGCATGAAGAAATGGAAATGTTATTTGTGCTAAAAGGAACAGTTGAACTTTTTATTGATAAAGAAGTTAATATTTTAGAAGAGGGAGATATTTTTTTAATAAATAGAAATGAAATTCACTATGTAAAATCAACAAACCCTCTTGTAAAATCACAGATGTTGGTGTTGCAGTTTGATACTGAATACATAAATAAATATTATGCAAATTTAAGTAAACTAAAATTTAAATTAGATTCTAGACAAAATAACAAAAAAAATGAAAAGTTTTATAATAGAATTAGGTCCATCCTTGCAACTATGATGAATGTTGTTATTAATAAAGAAGAACCTTATGAGCTTTTAATTAATAGGCATTTACTAGATATTATAATTATTCTAATTAATAAATTTTCAATTAATGAAAAAGATGAATCTAAGGAGTTAAATGTAAGCGAAAATAGATTGATTGATATTATTAAATATATAAATAATAATTATAGAGACAGTGACTTTTCAATTGCCAAGATAGCTAGTGAATTTTATTTAAACCCTCAATATATATCAAGATATTTCAAAGAAAATATGGGGATTACTATAAAAACATTTCTATACAATTTAAGACTAAACAAATCCTTAAACGATTTAAAACTTAGTAAGGATCGAGTTATAGATATAGCTCATAGACATGGATTTCCTGACGAAAAATCATACTACAGAGTTTTTAAAAATATAATAGGAATTACCCCAACTAAATATAGAGAAGTTAATGGTATAGAGGAAAATAACGCAAATGTATTAAATTATTTTAATATTAATAGTAGAGAAACATTGTCTAAACTTTTTGAATATCTAATGGTAGATAATTCAGTTGTTGAAGATAGGAAAATAGAAGAGACTATTAAATTAATTAAAACAGAAGATGTTATAGGGGAACTAAATCATAGCTTTAACAAATTAATAACTTTTGGACATGCAGCCTATGGGTTAAGAAATGATTTAAAAGCACAGCTTAAAAAATTTCAAAGGGATATTGGTTTTGAATACGTAAGGTTTCATGGAATATTTTCAGATGAAATGATGTTATATAATGAAAATTCAAAAGGTGAGGTATATTATAACTTTAATCATATAGATAGTTTATTAGATAGTTTAATTGAAGAGGGCCTAAAACCATTTATAGAAATTGGATTTATGCCAAAGGAACTTGCAAATAGCAAAAATAAAATTTTCTTTTGGGACTGCTATGCAAGTGGTCCAAACAATATGGAAAAGTGGATAGATATGGTTGAAAGTTTTACAAAACATATTATTAATAGGTATGGAATTAGTAATGTTAAAGAGTGGTATTTTGAGTTTTGGAATGAGCCAAATTTAGAAAAAGTATTTTGGGATGTTAGTAGAGAAGAGTTTTTTAACTTTTTTAGACTAACCTATGAAGCTATTAAGGCTATTAATACGGATATTAAGGTTGGAGGTTTTGGAAATTTAAAGTTTGGTGAATTTAATAGTTGGATAAATGAATTTAAAACTTATTCAGAGAAACATAAATGCTTTTTAGATTTTTTCTCTTTTCATGTTTATCAATTAGAATGTAAATATATAGATGATATTGAAATCGATATGATTAATGAAGGTATAAAATATACAGAATCAGAAGATAGTGAAGTGAAGGGGAATATGAAATTAAAAGATATTCTTAATATTGGTAATGAAAATTATATGTCAGAGACTATAAGAGAAATGGTGGAAATTGGTGGTGAATTGCCTGGAAAATGTGACGAATATTGGATTACAGAATGGAATTCCACTATGGATTGCAGGGAGCTTGTGCATGATACCTGTTTTATGGCAGCTTTTATTGTGAAAACCTGTGTTGAAAGTAGTAATTTAGTTAAAGGTATGGGATTTTGGACATTTACAGATTTGTTTGAAGAGTTTAAATTAAAGCAAAACCTATTTCATGGTGGTTTTGGACTTGTAACATATAATGGATTAAAAAAGCCTAGCTATCATGCTTTTGAATTTCTAAATAAATTAGGTAATGAAATTGTATATAAGGATAATGGATTAATAGTTACAAAAAAAGATGAAGATTATCAATTATTATTTTATAACTACTGTCATTATAATGATTTATATAGTTCGTTAGATTATTCTCAAATATCAAATTTAAATAGATATGATGTTTTTAAAAATTCTGTAGAAAGAGAACATAGCTTAGATATTAAAATAAATAAAGGGAAATATCAAGTAGAAAAATTAAGTGTAAATAGAAAAGAAGGTTCATCTTTTGATGCTTGGGTTAAAATGGGTGCACCAGAAACCTTATCAGAGCGTGGATATAAATATTTAGAAAAAGCCGCGGAATGTGGATATAAAACTTGGATAGAAGAAGTAGATAAAGACATTAATATTAATACAAAACTTATGCCACATGAAATTCAACTATTTAATATTAAAAAAATATATTAAATTAATATATTTAGGTTAATCTTAATACGTGCGTCTATTTGATAGATGTTCGATTTTTTCTGTTAATTATATTGTGATTTATTACGTGATTTTGTATACGATTTCATGCATTTGCACATCAAAACGGAATCCGTTGATTATAATATGTTCCTTTGTCTTTTGGAAAGAAAATGTAAAGGAATACAAGAGGTCAGGAATTGGAAGTTATTAAGCTAAAAGTGGGAGGTTTAAGCTCCCTTATAAATATATAATTTAATTATAAGAAGTCAGAATTTAAGATTTGTAATTATAAAAAATATATTTATAAGGAGATATAAAAATGAGTGTTGACTTAACTAAGAAACCATTTAATCTAAATAAAGAGCAAATAAAATGGGTAAATGATACTAAAAATAAAATGACAATTGAAGAGAAAATAGGGCAGTTACTTTTCACTATGGCTGCAGATGATAAAAGCAAAACACTTGAAGTGATAAACGAGATACAACCAGGTGGAGTTATGCTAAGACCAATGAAAGCAAAGCAAGTAATAAAAGCACATAATAAGTTACAAGAGAATGCGAAAATCCCAATGTTTTTAGCGGCAAACCTTGAGGCAGGTCCTAATGGGCTAGCTGAAGAAGGAACAGAGATAGGTAATGAGATGTTAGTTGCTGCAACTAATAACCCTGAAAATGCTTTTAATCTTGGAGAGGCTTGTATAAAAGAGGCTAAAGCACTTGGTGGAAATATGGCATTTGCACCACTTATAGATATTAATTTTAACTTTGAAAATCCAATAGCTAATACAAGATGTTTTGGAGACAATATAGAGTTAGTATCAAAAATGGGTCAGGCTTATACAAATGGAGTTCAAAAACATGGTGGAGCAGTAACTCTTAAACATTTCCCTGGAGATGGAGTTGATGGACGTGACCAACATGTTATTAAAACTATAAATAGTTTAAGTTACCCAGATTGGAAAGCTTCTTTTGGACGTGTATATAAGGAAAATATAGATAATGGAGCAACAGGAGTAATGGTAGGTCATATTGCTTTCCCAGCATACTATGATGAAAAAAACATTGAAGGTGAAGATAGATTAACTCCAGGAAGTTTATCTAAAAATCTACTAAATGGATTATTAAGAGAAGAGCTTGGATTTAATGGACTTATTATGACAGACTCAACATTAATGACTGGATTTGGAGCTCATGGAAAAAGAGAAGATTTAGTACCAATGTGTATAGCAAGTGGAAATGACATGTTGTTATTTACAAAATCACCTTTAGAAGATTATAAATTTATGTTAAATGGTTATAAAAAAGGAATTATTACAGATGAAAGATTAGATGATGCGTTGTCACGTATCTTAGGACTTAAGGCTCATCAAAAGTTAAATACAAGTAATAATTTAGTACCAGATAGTGTTCAAAATATAGGAACAGCAGAGCACAAAAAATGGGCAAAAGATATAGCAGACCAAGGAATAACATTAGTTCAAAATAATGAAGGATTATTACCTCTTAATAAAAATAAGATAAAGAAAATTGGTATTATTCCATTAGGTTGTGATGATGATATTTTTGAAATGTTAAAAACTTCAAAATCACTTCCTTTAGTTGTTAGGTTAGCTCTTAAGCTTAAAAAACCAAGTCTTAAAAAGTATGAGAAATTTATAAATAGTATGACTAAAGAAGGATTTACATTTGAAGTAATAGATCATTCAGACATTTTACAAGGAATGAAACAAATAATGCAAACTATGGAAGACTTTAAAAAGCAATATGACTTAATTATATACTTTATTAATAAACAACCTAAATCAAATCAAACAAATTTAAGAGTTGAATATAAATCAATTGGTGGTTTTGATTCACCTTGGTTTGTAAAAGAGATACCAACTATGATGATATCTGTTGGTAATCCATATCATCAATATGATTTAGAAAATGTTGAAACTGTAATTAATGCATATACTTCTACAGAGGAAGTAATCGAG
This DNA window, taken from Clostridium estertheticum, encodes the following:
- a CDS encoding GH39 family glycosyl hydrolase — translated: MEYMYEHIDHKLNIPIKIFTHFLEQFPYHWHEEMEMLFVLKGTVELFIDKEVNILEEGDIFLINRNEIHYVKSTNPLVKSQMLVLQFDTEYINKYYANLSKLKFKLDSRQNNKKNEKFYNRIRSILATMMNVVINKEEPYELLINRHLLDIIIILINKFSINEKDESKELNVSENRLIDIIKYINNNYRDSDFSIAKIASEFYLNPQYISRYFKENMGITIKTFLYNLRLNKSLNDLKLSKDRVIDIAHRHGFPDEKSYYRVFKNIIGITPTKYREVNGIEENNANVLNYFNINSRETLSKLFEYLMVDNSVVEDRKIEETIKLIKTEDVIGELNHSFNKLITFGHAAYGLRNDLKAQLKKFQRDIGFEYVRFHGIFSDEMMLYNENSKGEVYYNFNHIDSLLDSLIEEGLKPFIEIGFMPKELANSKNKIFFWDCYASGPNNMEKWIDMVESFTKHIINRYGISNVKEWYFEFWNEPNLEKVFWDVSREEFFNFFRLTYEAIKAINTDIKVGGFGNLKFGEFNSWINEFKTYSEKHKCFLDFFSFHVYQLECKYIDDIEIDMINEGIKYTESEDSEVKGNMKLKDILNIGNENYMSETIREMVEIGGELPGKCDEYWITEWNSTMDCRELVHDTCFMAAFIVKTCVESSNLVKGMGFWTFTDLFEEFKLKQNLFHGGFGLVTYNGLKKPSYHAFEFLNKLGNEIVYKDNGLIVTKKDEDYQLLFYNYCHYNDLYSSLDYSQISNLNRYDVFKNSVEREHSLDIKINKGKYQVEKLSVNRKEGSSFDAWVKMGAPETLSERGYKYLEKAAECGYKTWIEEVDKDININTKLMPHEIQLFNIKKIY
- a CDS encoding glycoside hydrolase family 3 protein is translated as MSVDLTKKPFNLNKEQIKWVNDTKNKMTIEEKIGQLLFTMAADDKSKTLEVINEIQPGGVMLRPMKAKQVIKAHNKLQENAKIPMFLAANLEAGPNGLAEEGTEIGNEMLVAATNNPENAFNLGEACIKEAKALGGNMAFAPLIDINFNFENPIANTRCFGDNIELVSKMGQAYTNGVQKHGGAVTLKHFPGDGVDGRDQHVIKTINSLSYPDWKASFGRVYKENIDNGATGVMVGHIAFPAYYDEKNIEGEDRLTPGSLSKNLLNGLLREELGFNGLIMTDSTLMTGFGAHGKREDLVPMCIASGNDMLLFTKSPLEDYKFMLNGYKKGIITDERLDDALSRILGLKAHQKLNTSNNLVPDSVQNIGTAEHKKWAKDIADQGITLVQNNEGLLPLNKNKIKKIGIIPLGCDDDIFEMLKTSKSLPLVVRLALKLKKPSLKKYEKFINSMTKEGFTFEVIDHSDILQGMKQIMQTMEDFKKQYDLIIYFINKQPKSNQTNLRVEYKSIGGFDSPWFVKEIPTMMISVGNPYHQYDLENVETVINAYTSTEEVIESLVEKLVGKSAFKGKSPVKLEFNPFVGDISKWI
- a CDS encoding ATP-binding cassette domain-containing protein; translation: MGYEYIEIIGARENNLKNINLNVPKGQITIFTGVSGSGKSSIVFDTIAQEAGRQLNETFSKFVQVYMPKYRHPDVDAIKNLSLAIIVQQKRIGGNSRSTLGTITDIDPLIRLLFSRIGQPHIGPSSYFSFNDPNGMCKTCEGIGKIVTLDLDKALDKEKSLNEGAILLPGFKVGNWIWKSYAATGFFDCDKKIKDYTKEEYDKLVYCKEEKIKSLLMEDINTTYLGLVERFIRSNIKTEFEKSEASKKKVAPFTTEGQCDDCCGKRYNETVLSSKIMGYTIADFTSMQIDSLLELIQKIEDKKVKPIIDNLSERLSDLIQIGLDYVSLNRETSTLSGGESQRVKMVKHLTGSLINVMYIFDEPSIGLHARDVHRLNELLVKLRDKDNTVIVVEHDPDVIKIADHIVDVGPKAGINGGRVMFEGSYNELLSSNTLTGQYIGRSLQIKSKPRISTDFYETKKSNLHNLKNVSLRIPKGIFSVVSGVAGSGKSTLVNGVFANEYKDAIIVDQSAVSANLRSNPATFTGIMDVIRKLFADENKVSAGLFSYNSEGACETCKGRGYIETDLSFMNSVETICEECGGKRFKREVLDYKCNKKSIVEVLDMTIAEAVEFFTQKEIINKLKHIADVGLHYMTLGQPLDTLSGGESQRLKLARELSKKGNIYIMDEPTTGLHMSDITSILKIIDRLVDKGNTVIVVEHNLDVIRNADWVVDMGVEGGSRGGQIIFEGTPADLKNCKESITARYL